One part of the Vitis riparia cultivar Riparia Gloire de Montpellier isolate 1030 chromosome 15, EGFV_Vit.rip_1.0, whole genome shotgun sequence genome encodes these proteins:
- the LOC117931552 gene encoding probable WRKY transcription factor 24 isoform X2 — translation MDGDGEQAPPPPPLPLLPLPSQASSFLFTPSLPSSSMHPHLQLPPPPLPPLPPLQAQILGDIDWATLLSAQTGLSDLYPRAEGTSSVMAEEEKGSIKDRRKGVRTTRKATRPRFAFQTRSVDDILDDGYRWRKYGQKAVKNSIYPRSYYRCTHHTCDVKKQVQRLSKDTSVVVTTYEGIHNHPCEKLMETLSPLLKQIQFLSRF, via the exons ATGGATGGAGATGGAGAACAAGCcccgccaccaccaccactaccaCTATTGCCACTGCCATCTCAAGCCTCTTCTTTCCTCTTCACACCCTCATTGCCATCCTCCTCAATGCACCCACATCTTCAactcccaccaccaccactaccaCCACTGCCGCCACTACAAGCACAAATCCTTGGAGATATTGACTGGGCTACCCTTCTCTCCGCCCAAACCGGGCTCAGCGACCTTTACCCAAGAGCTGAAGGCACCTCTTCTGTAATGGCCGAGGAAGAAAAGGGCAGCATCAAGGATaggaggaagggtgttaggacgACGAGAAAAGCAACCCGACCGCGGTTCGCCTTTCAGACGAGGAGCGTGGATGATATTCTTGATGATGGATATCGCTGGAGGAAGTATGGGCAGAAAGCTGTGAAGAACAGCATCTATCCCAG gagcTACTATCGCTGTACACATCACACATGCGATGTGAAGAAACAGGTACAGAGGCTCTCAAAGGATACAAGCGTTGTGGTGACAACATATGAAGGCATCCACAACCATCCCTGTGAGAAGCTGATGGAAACCCTAAGTCCTCTCCTGAAGCAAATACAGTTCCTCTCTAGATTCTAA
- the LOC117931551 gene encoding 39S ribosomal protein L46, mitochondrial, translating to MRRTFTSLARSLPPARGFCTSTSEKIVASVLFERLPVVIPKIDPVVYAFQEFSFRWRQQYRRKYPDEIFKRSEERGKGDYQIDYVPAPRVTEADENNDRRSLQRALDRRLYLLLFGTTYGAPDGKPVWHFPEKVYGSEETLRKCAESALESVIGDLSHTYFVGNAPFAHMVIQPTENVPDLPSFKRFFFKSQVIATNKYNVGKCKDHVWVTKDELVEYFPEQAEFLNKMIIG from the exons ATGCGGAGGACGTTTACATCACTGGCTCGATCTCTCCCGCCAGCGCGAGGGTTTTGTACATCGACCTCAGAAAAGATCGTCGCTTCAGTGCTCTTCGAGAGGCTTCCGGTTGTTATTCCTAAAATCGATCCCGTTGTCTACGCATTCCAGGAATTTTC GTTTCGTTGGCGACAGCAATATCGCAGAAAATATCCAGATGAGATCTTTAAAAGATCCGAAGAGAG GGGAAAAGGTGACTACCAAATTGATTATGTGCCAGCTCCTCGAGTCACTGAAGCGGACGAAAACAATGATAGAAG GTCGCTACAAAGAGCACTTGATAGAAGACTCTATCTTCTTCTCTTCGGTACCACATATGGAGCTCCAGATGGGAAACCTGTCTGGCATTTTCCAGAAAAAGTTTATGGATCTGAAGAGACATTGCGCAAG TGTGCAGAATCTGCTTTAGAATCGGTCATTGGAGACCTTTCCCACACATATTTTGTTGGAAATGCTCCTTTTGCCCATATGGTTATACAGCCAACAGAAAATGTGCCTGACCTTCCGTCTTTCAAG CGATTCTTCTTTAAGTCTCAAGTAATTGCAACCAACAAGTATAATGTCGGGAAGTGCAAGGATCATGTTTGGGTGACCAAGGATGAACTGGTGGAATATTTTCCAGAGCAAGCTGAATTTCTTAACAAGATGATCATCGGCTGA
- the LOC117931552 gene encoding probable WRKY transcription factor 24 isoform X1, with the protein MEPRMDGDGEQAPPPPPLPLLPLPSQASSFLFTPSLPSSSMHPHLQLPPPPLPPLPPLQAQILGDIDWATLLSAQTGLSDLYPRAEGTSSVMAEEEKGSIKDRRKGVRTTRKATRPRFAFQTRSVDDILDDGYRWRKYGQKAVKNSIYPRSYYRCTHHTCDVKKQVQRLSKDTSVVVTTYEGIHNHPCEKLMETLSPLLKQIQFLSRF; encoded by the exons A TGGAGCCCCGCATGGATGGAGATGGAGAACAAGCcccgccaccaccaccactaccaCTATTGCCACTGCCATCTCAAGCCTCTTCTTTCCTCTTCACACCCTCATTGCCATCCTCCTCAATGCACCCACATCTTCAactcccaccaccaccactaccaCCACTGCCGCCACTACAAGCACAAATCCTTGGAGATATTGACTGGGCTACCCTTCTCTCCGCCCAAACCGGGCTCAGCGACCTTTACCCAAGAGCTGAAGGCACCTCTTCTGTAATGGCCGAGGAAGAAAAGGGCAGCATCAAGGATaggaggaagggtgttaggacgACGAGAAAAGCAACCCGACCGCGGTTCGCCTTTCAGACGAGGAGCGTGGATGATATTCTTGATGATGGATATCGCTGGAGGAAGTATGGGCAGAAAGCTGTGAAGAACAGCATCTATCCCAG gagcTACTATCGCTGTACACATCACACATGCGATGTGAAGAAACAGGTACAGAGGCTCTCAAAGGATACAAGCGTTGTGGTGACAACATATGAAGGCATCCACAACCATCCCTGTGAGAAGCTGATGGAAACCCTAAGTCCTCTCCTGAAGCAAATACAGTTCCTCTCTAGATTCTAA